A single region of the Coregonus clupeaformis isolate EN_2021a chromosome 16, ASM2061545v1, whole genome shotgun sequence genome encodes:
- the LOC121584515 gene encoding glutathione S-transferase theta-1-like isoform X2, with protein sequence MAGRKALEVYLDLLSQPCRAIHIFLNCNKISHTVKTVAIRKGENRTPEYTKLNPMQKVPVMVDNDFVLTERYNVPSNWYPRHPERRARVDEYTAWHHTNTRPHAAKVFIMEVLLPRMTGQPTDPLKVERALADLGDTLEKLENMFLKRQPFLCGDDISLADLLAMCELMQPLGGGRDILKDRPKLLSWKSRVQSALGDSFDEAHIVLYRLRDRSNAKL encoded by the exons ATGGCTGGTAGAAAGGCATTAGAAGTGTATTTAGATTTATTGTCACAACCATGTAGAGCAATACATATATTTCTGAACTGCAATAAAATTTCGCACACGGTGAAAACTGTTGCGATACGAAAAG GGGAGAATAGGACTCCAGAGTATACAAAACTCAATCCCATGCAGAAGGTCCCTGTGATGGTCGACAATGACTTTGTTCTGACTGAGAG ATACAATGTCCCAAGTAACTGGTATCCCCGCCACCCGGAGAGGAGGGCGAGAGTGGATGAGTACACAGCCTGGCACCATACTAACACACGACCACATGCGGCCAAGGTCTTTATCATGGAG GTTTTACTGCCCCGTATGACAGGGCAGCCCACAGACCCACTGAAGGTGGAGAGGGCTTTAGCAGACCTGGGTGACACTCTGGAGAAGCTGGAGAACATGTTCCTCAAGAGGCAGcccttcctctgtggagatgacaTCAGCCTGGCTGACCTGCTGGCCATGTGTGAACTCATGCAG CCCCTAGGTGGCGGTAGAGACATCCTGAAGGATCGGCCCAAGCTGTTGAGCTGGAAGAGTCGGGTCCAGTCTGCGCTGGGGGACTCTTTTGATGAGGCACACATAGTGCTGTACCGTCTCCGGGACAGGTCCAATGCCAAGCTATGA
- the LOC121584515 gene encoding glutathione S-transferase theta-1-like isoform X1 has product MAGRKALEVYLDLLSQPCRAIHIFLNCNKISHTVKTVAIRKGENRTPEYTKLNPMQKVPVMVDNDFVLTESDAILKYLATRYNVPSNWYPRHPERRARVDEYTAWHHTNTRPHAAKVFIMEVLLPRMTGQPTDPLKVERALADLGDTLEKLENMFLKRQPFLCGDDISLADLLAMCELMQPLGGGRDILKDRPKLLSWKSRVQSALGDSFDEAHIVLYRLRDRSNAKL; this is encoded by the exons ATGGCTGGTAGAAAGGCATTAGAAGTGTATTTAGATTTATTGTCACAACCATGTAGAGCAATACATATATTTCTGAACTGCAATAAAATTTCGCACACGGTGAAAACTGTTGCGATACGAAAAG GGGAGAATAGGACTCCAGAGTATACAAAACTCAATCCCATGCAGAAGGTCCCTGTGATGGTCGACAATGACTTTGTTCTGACTGAGAG TGATGCCATATTAAAATACCTGGCCACCAGATACAATGTCCCAAGTAACTGGTATCCCCGCCACCCGGAGAGGAGGGCGAGAGTGGATGAGTACACAGCCTGGCACCATACTAACACACGACCACATGCGGCCAAGGTCTTTATCATGGAG GTTTTACTGCCCCGTATGACAGGGCAGCCCACAGACCCACTGAAGGTGGAGAGGGCTTTAGCAGACCTGGGTGACACTCTGGAGAAGCTGGAGAACATGTTCCTCAAGAGGCAGcccttcctctgtggagatgacaTCAGCCTGGCTGACCTGCTGGCCATGTGTGAACTCATGCAG CCCCTAGGTGGCGGTAGAGACATCCTGAAGGATCGGCCCAAGCTGTTGAGCTGGAAGAGTCGGGTCCAGTCTGCGCTGGGGGACTCTTTTGATGAGGCACACATAGTGCTGTACCGTCTCCGGGACAGGTCCAATGCCAAGCTATGA